A stretch of Strix aluco isolate bStrAlu1 chromosome 16, bStrAlu1.hap1, whole genome shotgun sequence DNA encodes these proteins:
- the LOC141930856 gene encoding ferritin light chain-like: protein MAAPAMAEPRSKRPRVTLPACPAHRALPASRVRQSFPPAVEEGLCGVTSALLELAYCLQALGEYFDQSHVALPNVSKFFLHQALEERKAAEALMKYQQERGGHYCSKIIQKPNCEYAVGLMKALEVAMVQWKTMIRYFEELYALSIENADPHSASTIKKQFIGPKIRKIKLMGDLLTNARRLDCSQDGRNSLGDYFMDRLQKEFRTGIEPESSQHCSPCPPLQQCTGAAESLKRPQRESSQHRNGIGPIYATIHCTTMLPQSNDGTGVKVKQGREGL from the exons ATGGCGGCGCCCGCCATGGCCGAGCCGCGCTCCAAGCGGCCCCGCGTGACGCTGCCCGCCTGCCCGGCGCACCGCGCGCTGCCCGCCAGCCGCGTGCGGCAGAGCTTCCCGCCCGCCGTGGAGGAAGGGCTCTGCGGCGTCACCAGCGCCCTGCTGGAGCTCGCCTACTGCCTGCAGGCGCTG GGTGAATATTTTGATCAGTCGCATGTGGCTCTACCAAATGTTTCGAAGTTCTTCTTGCATCAAgctctggaagaaagaaaagctgcagaggCTTTGATGAAGTATCAGCAAGAAAGAGGAGGCCATTACTGTTCTAAAATCATCCAG aAACCAAACTGTGAGTATGCAGTCGGTCTGATGAAAGCCCTGGAAGTAGCAATGGTACAGTGGAAAACTATGATACGATATTTTGAAGAGCTTTATGCCCTGAGTATTGAAAATGCAGACCCTCATAGCGCAAGTACTATCAAGAAACAATTTATCGGGCCCAAAATCCGGAAGATCAAGCTGATGGGAGATCTACTGACCAATGCTCGTAGGCTTGACTGTTCCCAAGATGGCAGAAATAGTCTTGGAGATTACTTTATGGACCGGTTGCAGAAAGAGTTCAGAACAGGCATAGAGCCAGAGTCTAGTCAGCActgcagcccctgcccgcccctccaGCAGTGtacaggagctgcagagagtCTGAAGCGACCCCAGAGAGAATCTTCCCAGCACAGAAACGGCATAGGGCCAATATATGCAACCATACACTGCACCACCATGCTGCCACAGTCTAATGATGGGACAGGCGTGAAAGtgaagcagggcagggagggcctttAA
- the MYOD1 gene encoding myoblast determination protein 1, with product MDLLGPMEMTEGSLCSFAAADDFYDDPCFNTSDMHFFEDLDPRLVHVGGLLKPEEHPHHHGHHHGHPHEEEHVRAPSGHHQAGRCLLWACKACKRKTTNADRRKAATMRERRRLSKVNEAFETLKRCTSTNPNQRLPKVEILRNAIRYIESLQALLREQEDAYYPVLEHYSGESDASSPRSNCSDGMMEYSGPPCSSRRRNSYDSSYYTESPNDPKLGKSSVVSSLDCLSSIVERISTDNSTCPILPPVETVAEGSPCSPPEGASLNDSGAQIPSPTNCTPLPQDNSSSSSNPIYQVL from the exons ATGGACTTACTGGGCCCCATGGAGATGACGGAGGGCTCCCTCTGCTCCTTCGCAGCCGCTGATGACTTCTACGATGACCCATGCTTCAACACGTCGGACATGCACTTCTTCGAGGACCTGGACCCCCGGCTGGTGCATGTCGGGGGCCTGCTGAAGCCCGAGGAGCACCCGCACCACCACGGGCACCACCATGGGCACCCGCACGAGGAGGAGCACGTCCGCGCGCCCAGCGGGCACCACCAGGCCGGCCGCTGCCTGCTGTGGGCCTGCAAGGCTTGCAAGAGGAAGACCACCAACGCCGACCGCCGTAAAGCTGCCACCAtgagggagcggcggcggctcAGCAAGGTCAACGAGGCCTTTGAGACCCTCAAGCGCTGCACTTCCACCAACCCCAACCAGCGCCTGCCCAAGGTGGAGATCCTGCGCAACGCCATCCGCTACATCGAGAGCCTGCAGGCGCTGCTGCGGGAGCAGGAGGACGCTTACTACCCGGTCCTGGAGCACTACAGCGGGGAATCGGACGCCTCCAGCCCTCGCTCCAACTGCTCCGATGGCATG ATGGAGTACAGCGGGCCTCCTTGCAGCTCTCGCAGAAGAAACAGCTACGACAGCAGCTACTACACAGAATCACCGAATG aTCCAAAGCTTGGGAAGAGTTCTGTTGTTTCCAGCCTTGATTGCCTCTCAAGCATTGTAGAGAGGATTTCCACAGATAACTCCACATGTCCTATATTGCCTCCAGTGGAAACTGTTGCTGAAGGGAGTCCCTGTTCCCCCCCAGAAGGAGCGAGTCTGAACGATAGCGGAGCCCAAATTCCTTCCCCCACCAACTGCACCCCACTTCCCCAggataacagcagcagcagcagcaaccctATCTACCAAGTGCTATAA